A single genomic interval of Malania oleifera isolate guangnan ecotype guangnan chromosome 11, ASM2987363v1, whole genome shotgun sequence harbors:
- the LOC131168360 gene encoding uncharacterized protein LOC131168360 yields MIIDGGSYMNVISKSASEKLNLKVEPHPQPYKVAWVNAATMPVGYRSLVPIKIADYEDEIWCDVLPMDVAHILLVRPWLYNLDVAHNGIANTYTFRCNGKKIVLSPLDPKKDKHDKEKKCLKRKERYGTSLHILRKKQFEQESKETQFVYIVVTKENDSSNLGPKTSPIHSEFSDVISKPLNELSPMRDIQHAIDLVPGASLLNLPHYRMNPKEHEELKGQVDELRSKGFIQESMSPCACPTLLTPKKDGTWRMCIDSRAINKISIKYRFSIPSQIRKEHLDHLRKVFEVQNMYANLKKCTFMNPQVIFLGFVVSESRVTVDPKKVKAIQDWSTPRNIQEARSFRGLATFYRSLIRNFSTIMALITNCLKKGEFLWPKAATKAFLDIKERMTKALVLHLLNFPKVFEVACDASSVGIGGVLSQEGHPVPFFSEKLNDAKQRGAAGHFGRDKTIAMVEDRFFWPSLKRDIAKVVSQCGTCQSAKGRKHNIGLYTPLPIPHTPWQDISMDFVLGPPRTARKNDSMFVVVDRFPKMSHFIPCNKTYDASKFTSIFFREVVRLHGLPKTIVSNKDVKIFSYLWKTLWAILGTKLQFLSAYHPQNDGQSEVVNRSLRDLLRCLVGDNISSWDLCRLMVEFAFNGSVNRTTGLSPFQFFTGYQYSKPIDLVPLPPQV; encoded by the exons ATGATCATTGATGGTGGAAGCTACATGAATGTAATTTCAAAATCAGCTTCAGAAAAATTGAATCTAAAAGTTGAACCTCATCCCCAACCTTACAAAGTTGCTTGGGTAAATGCTGCAACCATGCCCGTTGGCTATAGGAGCCTAGTCCCCATTAAGATTGCAGATTATGAGGATGAAATTTGGTGTGATGTCCTTCCCATGGATGTTGCTCACATTCTTTTAGTAAGACCTTGGCTATATAATCTTGATGTTGCACACAATGGCATAGCCAATACCTATACTTTTAGGTGTAATGGCAAGAAAATTGTCTTGAGTCCTCTAGATCCCAAGAAGGACAAACATGACAAGGAGAAGAAATgtttgaaaagaaaagagagatatGGAACTTCCTTGCATATCCTAAGAAAGAAGCAATTCGAACAAGAGAGCAAGGAGACTCAGTTTGTTTACATCGTAGTGACCAAAGAAAATGACTCCTCTAATCTAGGACCTAAGACATCACCTATACATTCTGAATTTAGTGATGTTATCTCCAAGCCTTTAAATGAATTATCACCAATGAGAGATATTCAACATGCTATAGATTTAGTTCCAGGAGCCTCTTTGCTTAACTTGCCTCACTATAGGATGAACCCTAAAGAACATGAGGAACTAAAAGGGCAAGTAGACGAGTTGAGAAGTAAGGGATTTATTCAAGAGAGTATGAGCCCATGTGCATGTCCCACCCTTCTCACTCCAAAGAAAGATGGCAcgtggagaatgtgcattgatagTAGAGCCATTAACAAGATAAGCATCAAATATAGGTTTTCTATACCCAG TCAAATAAGGAAAGAACACTTAGATCACCTAAGGAAAGTGTTTGAAGTCCAAAATATGTATGCAAATCTAAAGAAGTGCACTTTCATGAATCCTCAGGTAATTTTCTTAGGATTTGTAGTATCTGAGAGCAGAGTTACTGTTGACCCCAAGAAGGTCAAGGCCATCCAAGATTGGTCTACTCCTAGAAACATTCAAGAGGCCCGGAGCTTCCGTGGGTTAGCCACATTCTATAGGAGTTTGATTAGGAATTTCAGCACCATCATGGCACTCATAACCAATTGTCTAAAGAAAGGAGAATTTTTGTGGCCTAAGGCTGCAACCAAAGCTTTCTTAGACATAAAAGAGCGGATGACCAAAGCCCTTGTGCTACACCTCCTGAATTTTCCGAAAGTGTTTGAAGTGGCTTGTGATGCCTCTAGTGTTGGCATAGGAGGGGTGTTGAGTCAAGAGGGCCACCCAGTACCCTTCTTCAGTGAAAAGCTAAATGATGCAAAGCAAC GTGGTGCTGCAGGTCACTTTGGTAGGGATAAGACCATCGCTATGGTAGAGGATAGGTTCTTTTGGCCTAGTCTTAAGAGGGACATAGCAAAAGTTGTTTCACAGTGTGGAACTTGCCAATCTGCAAAGGGGAGAAAGCATAATATTGGTCTTTACACTCCTTTACCCATACCCCACACCCCTTGGCAAGACATTAGTATGGATTTTGTGTTAGGACCCCCTAGGACTGCTAGGAAGAATGACTCCATGTTTGTTGTTGTGGATAGGTTCCCCAAAATGTCTCATTTCATTCCATGCAACAAAACATATGATGCTTCAAAGTTTACTTCCATATTTTTCAGGGAAGTGGTGAGATTGCATGGTCTTCCCAAGACCATTGTTTCAAATAAGGATGTGaaaatttttagctatttatgGAAAACTTTGTGGGCAATACTAGGTACTAAGCTTCAGTTCTTGAGTGCTTACCATCCCCAAAATGATGGCCAAAGCGAGGTAGTTAATAGGAGTCTAAGAGACCTATTAAGATGCCTTGTAGGAGACAACATAAGCTCATGGGATTTGTGTCGTCTGATGGTGGAATTTGCATTCAATGGCTCAGTAAATAGAACCACAGGATTGAGTCCTTTTCAGTTTTTCACGGGATATCAATATAGCAAGCCTATAGATCTTGTCCCATTACCTCCACAAGTTTGA